In Pseudomonas rhizosphaerae, one DNA window encodes the following:
- the hemA gene encoding glutamyl-tRNA reductase → MAFLALGINHKTASVDVRERVAFTPEQLVEALQQLCRLTDSREAAILSTCNRSELYIEQDHLTADAVLRWLADYHRLNVEELRASAYVHEEDAAVRHMMRVASGLDSLVLGEPQILGQMKSAYAVAREAGTIGPLLGRLFQATFSAAKQVRTDTAIGENPVSVAFAAVSLAKQIFSDLARSQALLIGAGETITLVARHLHEQGVKRIVVANRTLERASTLAAQFGAHAVLLSDIPQELVNSDIVISSTASQLPILGKGAVESALKLRKHKPIFMVDIAVPRDIEPEVGELDDVYLYTVDDLHEVVAENLKSRQGAAQAAEELVSVGADDFMLRLRELAAVDVLKAYRQQGERLRDEELQKAMRLLANGGNAEEVLAQLARGLTNKLLHAPSVHMKKLSAEGRIDALAMAQELFALNEGSTDKPPQ, encoded by the coding sequence ATGGCCTTTCTCGCCCTCGGCATCAACCATAAGACTGCTTCGGTCGACGTGCGCGAGCGCGTGGCGTTTACCCCGGAGCAGCTGGTAGAGGCCCTGCAGCAGCTTTGCCGGCTGACCGACAGCCGCGAGGCCGCGATCCTCTCGACCTGCAATCGCAGCGAGCTGTACATCGAGCAGGACCACCTGACCGCCGATGCCGTGCTGCGCTGGCTTGCCGATTACCACCGTTTGAACGTCGAAGAGCTGCGCGCGAGCGCTTATGTGCACGAAGAAGATGCGGCTGTTCGTCACATGATGCGCGTCGCGTCGGGGCTCGATTCGCTGGTGCTGGGCGAGCCGCAGATCCTGGGGCAGATGAAATCCGCCTACGCCGTGGCGCGCGAGGCTGGCACCATCGGGCCACTGCTCGGGCGTCTGTTCCAGGCCACCTTCAGCGCCGCCAAGCAAGTACGCACCGACACCGCGATCGGCGAAAACCCGGTTTCGGTGGCCTTTGCCGCCGTCAGCCTGGCCAAGCAGATCTTCAGCGACCTGGCTCGCAGCCAGGCATTGCTGATCGGCGCGGGCGAAACCATTACCCTGGTCGCACGCCATCTGCACGAACAGGGGGTCAAGCGCATCGTGGTGGCCAACCGGACACTGGAACGCGCGAGCACCCTGGCCGCGCAGTTCGGCGCCCATGCAGTGCTGCTTTCCGACATTCCCCAGGAGCTGGTCAACAGCGACATCGTGATCAGTTCCACCGCCAGCCAGTTGCCGATCCTGGGCAAGGGTGCGGTCGAAAGCGCGCTCAAGCTGCGCAAGCACAAGCCCATCTTCATGGTCGATATTGCCGTGCCACGGGACATCGAACCCGAGGTTGGCGAACTGGACGACGTCTACCTCTATACCGTCGATGACCTGCACGAAGTGGTTGCCGAGAACCTGAAAAGCCGCCAGGGTGCCGCCCAGGCCGCCGAAGAACTGGTGAGCGTGGGCGCCGACGACTTCATGCTGCGCCTGCGCGAGCTGGCAGCCGTGGATGTGCTCAAGGCCTACCGCCAGCAAGGCGAGCGCCTGCGCGACGAGGAGTTGCAGAAGGCCATGCGCCTGCTGGCCAACGGCGGCAATGCCGAAGAAGTGCTCGCGCAACTGGCCCGGGGCCTGACCAACAAGTTGCTGCACGCGCCCAGTGTGCACATGAAAAAGCTCTCTGCCGAAGGCCGCATCGATGCGCTGGCCATGGCCCAGGAACTCTTTGCCCTCAACGAGGGCTCAAC
- a CDS encoding tetratricopeptide repeat protein, whose translation MNRTSTLLLAFALLQGCQSWPSREQAVPAPVAQPAPAPDEAPKVYGSFSEETVFSLLSAELAGQRDRFDLALGNYVTQARKTQDAGISERAFRIAEYLGADQPALETALLWARNAPADLDAQRAAAIQLARNGRYDESLVYMEKVLQGQGDTHFDFLALSAADTDENTRRGLLQSFERLLGKYPGNGQLIFGKALLLQQDGNTEGALALLEDNPPQEGEIAPILLRARLLAALDRGSEAMPLLEKNLKKIPDDKRLRLTYARMLVEQNRMDDAKVQFAILVQQYPDDDELRYSLALVCLEGKAWDEAYNYLQQLVERGSHVDSAHLNLGRIAEERGDPQAALDEYAQVGIGTDYLPAQLRQADILIANGRADEASRRLAEARDAQPDYAIQLYLIEAETLANNDKTQSAWLVLQNAIKQNPDDLNLLYTRSMLAEKRNDLVQMEKDLRAILAREPDNAMALNALGYTLSDRTNRFEEARVLIERAHRINPEDPAVLDSLGWVNYRLGNLDDAERYLRSALERFPDHEVAAHLGEVLWANGKQREARKVWGAALQEQPDSPILRSTILRLTGSENL comes from the coding sequence ATGAATAGAACCTCCACGTTGCTCCTCGCCTTCGCCTTGCTGCAGGGCTGCCAGTCCTGGCCGTCCAGAGAGCAGGCGGTTCCGGCTCCCGTGGCGCAGCCGGCGCCCGCGCCGGACGAGGCGCCCAAGGTCTACGGCTCGTTCAGCGAGGAAACCGTGTTCAGCCTGCTCAGTGCGGAGCTGGCCGGGCAGCGTGATCGTTTCGATCTGGCGCTGGGCAACTACGTCACCCAGGCCCGCAAGACCCAAGATGCTGGCATTTCCGAGCGCGCCTTCCGCATCGCCGAGTACCTGGGCGCCGATCAACCGGCGCTGGAAACCGCGCTGCTGTGGGCCCGCAATGCACCCGCCGATCTCGATGCCCAACGCGCTGCCGCCATCCAGCTGGCGCGCAACGGCAGGTACGACGAGTCGCTGGTGTACATGGAGAAGGTCCTGCAGGGTCAGGGCGACACCCACTTCGACTTTCTCGCGCTGTCGGCCGCCGACACCGATGAAAACACCCGACGTGGCCTGCTGCAGAGTTTCGAGCGCTTGCTCGGCAAGTATCCCGGCAATGGCCAGCTGATCTTCGGCAAGGCCCTGCTGCTGCAACAGGACGGCAACACCGAAGGCGCCCTCGCCCTGCTCGAAGACAACCCGCCGCAGGAAGGCGAGATCGCTCCGATCCTGCTGCGCGCACGCCTGCTGGCCGCGCTGGACCGTGGCAGCGAAGCCATGCCGCTGCTCGAAAAGAACCTCAAGAAGATCCCCGACGACAAGCGATTGCGCCTGACCTACGCGCGCATGCTGGTCGAGCAGAACCGCATGGACGACGCCAAGGTGCAGTTCGCCATCCTGGTTCAGCAATACCCCGACGACGACGAACTGCGCTACTCGCTGGCACTGGTCTGCCTGGAAGGCAAGGCGTGGGATGAAGCCTACAACTACCTGCAACAGCTGGTGGAGCGTGGCAGTCATGTCGATTCCGCCCACTTGAACCTGGGCCGCATCGCCGAAGAACGTGGCGACCCGCAGGCGGCCCTCGATGAATATGCACAAGTCGGCATCGGCACCGACTACCTGCCCGCACAGCTGCGCCAGGCCGATATCCTGATCGCCAATGGCCGCGCCGACGAAGCATCGCGACGCCTGGCCGAGGCTCGCGATGCCCAGCCCGACTACGCGATCCAGCTCTACCTGATCGAAGCCGAAACCCTGGCCAACAACGACAAGACCCAATCCGCCTGGTTGGTACTGCAGAACGCCATCAAGCAGAATCCGGATGATCTGAACCTGCTGTACACCCGCTCGATGCTGGCTGAAAAGCGCAACGACCTGGTGCAGATGGAAAAGGATCTGCGGGCCATCCTGGCGCGCGAGCCGGACAACGCCATGGCGCTCAATGCCCTGGGCTACACATTGTCCGACCGCACCAACCGCTTCGAGGAAGCCCGCGTGCTGATTGAGCGGGCCCACCGGATCAACCCGGAAGATCCGGCCGTGCTGGACAGCCTGGGCTGGGTCAATTATCGCCTGGGCAACCTCGACGACGCCGAGCGCTATCTGCGCAGCGCCCTGGAACGTTTTCCAGACCACGAAGTGGCGGCCCACCTGGGCGAAGTGCTGTGGGCCAACGGCAAGCAGCGCGAAGCCCGCAAAGTC